From Tripterygium wilfordii isolate XIE 37 chromosome 13, ASM1340144v1, whole genome shotgun sequence, the proteins below share one genomic window:
- the LOC120011781 gene encoding BTB/POZ domain-containing protein At3g19850 isoform X1, whose translation MLHLYDGGLYIHVNGQQTFFLSEKIVSAYSRKLRKIIKNQKRRTLIKNSTIEIHGFPGGPDGFELVCRFCYNNGKIPITVSNVSLLHCCAVFLGMTEKVASFNLLQQTETFFEGMFYWSWSDLIVSLKNCESFYAYADSIGLTEKLICALLENIAQNSDTNLIPSSSSSSSSPETPSGFRFSSSTRTTPESIKPFSSTKQWWFEDLTIFAPLIIEKVIKILGSYGSDNNSLVLTRFILYYMKSRGQSKDALNSRSAYSGLADTAVYGVISMAESAFSCRGLLWVLRFVSNFGLSNNCRDGLERLIGGLLEQTTLDDLLVSARHEHRCVYDVNLVLRLIKVFVHSERVSAQKIKKVGALVDMYLREIAPDHNLKMSKFLGVAESLPDCARDSFDGVYRAIDIYLESHPTLSFDERSRLFQCLNYEKLSLEACKDLAKNPRIPANVSIQALKSQKPKFQEQEFGSGSPSKSTDSQMVMTHKDVDESRSFSQEMMISEDVELNMQRMQWRMEELEKVCRDMKGQMSRFVRDNVMEPPPSNRALPRLC comes from the exons ATGCTACACCTCTATGACGGTGGTCTCTATATCCATGTCAATGGTCAACAAACATTCTTCCTCAGTGAG AAGATCGTGTCAGCATATTCACGGAAGTTGAGGAAGATCATCAAGAACCAAAAGAGAAGAACCCTGATTAAGAATTCTACTATTGAAATCCATGGCTTCCCTGGAGGCCCAGATGGGTTTGAGCTTGTTTGTAGATTCTGTTACAACAATGGCAAAATCCCAATTACAGTTTCAAATGTGTCTCTCCTCCACTGTTGTGCAGTCTTTCTGGGTATGACTGAGAAGGTGGCAAGCTTCAATCTTTTGCAACAAACAGAAACTTTTTTTGAAGGGATGTTTTACTGGTCTTGGAGTGATTTAATTGTGAGTCTGAAAAATTGTGAGTCATTCTATGCATATGCAGATTCAATTGGTCTTACAGAAAAGCTCATTTGTGCACTATTGGAAAACATTGCCCAAAATTCAGACACCAATTTgattccttcttcttcctcatcttcctcatctCCTGAAACTCCATCTGGGTTTAGATTTTCGTCCTCAACCAGAACCACCCCTGAATCAATCAAGCCATTTTCATCCACCAAACAATGGTGGTTTGAAGATCTAACCATATTTGCTCCATTGATTATTGAAAAGGTCATCAAGATATTAGGGTCTTATGGGTCTGATAACAACAGCTTAGTCCTCACAAGATTCATCCTTTATTACATGAAAAGTAGAGGTCAAAGCAAAGATGCCCTAAATTCAAGGTCAGCCTACAGTGGCCTTGCAGACACAGCAGTTTATGGTGTGATTTCAATGGCCGAAAGTGCATTTTCTTGCAGGGGACTGCTTTGGGTACTAAGGTTTGTGTCTAATTTTGGTTTGAGCAACAATTGCAGAGATGGGTTGGAGAGATTGATTGGTGGGTTACTTGAACAAACAACATTGGATGATTTGCTAGTCTCTGCACGGCATGAACACAGGTGTGTTTATGATGTTAATCTGGTTTTAAGATTGATTAAAGTGTTTGTTCACAGTGAGAGAGTCTCAGCACAGAAGATAAAGAAGGTTGGTGCATTGGTTGACATGTATTTGAGGGAAATAGCTCCTGACCATAACCTCAAGATGTCAAAGTTTCTTGGAGTTGCAGAGAGTTTGCCGGATTGTGCAAGGGATTCCTTTGATGGGGTCTACAGAGCCATTGATATCTATCTTGAG TCTCATCCAACACTTTCTTTTGATGAGCGATCGAGGTTGTTTCAATGCCTGAACTACGAGAAACTTTCCCTAGAAGCATGCAAAGATCTTGCCAAGAATCCAAGAATCCCTGCAAATGTTTCCATACAAGCACTTAAGTCACAGAAAcccaaatttcaagaacaagaGTTTGGCTCGGGGAGCCCAAGCAAGAGTACTGATTCACAGATGGTTATGACACACAAAGACGTCGATGAATCGAGAAGCTTTTCACAGGAGATGATGATCAGTGAAGATGTGGAGTTAAATATGCAGAGGATGCAATGGAGAATGGAGGAGTTGGAGAAGGTGTGTAGGGATATGAAGGGTCAGATGTCAAGGTTTGTTAGGGATAATGTCATGGAGCCTCCTCCCTCCAATAGAGCCTTGCCTCGTCTTTGTTAA
- the LOC120011781 gene encoding BTB/POZ domain-containing protein At3g19850 isoform X2 gives MLHLYDGGLYIHVNGQQTFFLSEIVSAYSRKLRKIIKNQKRRTLIKNSTIEIHGFPGGPDGFELVCRFCYNNGKIPITVSNVSLLHCCAVFLGMTEKVASFNLLQQTETFFEGMFYWSWSDLIVSLKNCESFYAYADSIGLTEKLICALLENIAQNSDTNLIPSSSSSSSSPETPSGFRFSSSTRTTPESIKPFSSTKQWWFEDLTIFAPLIIEKVIKILGSYGSDNNSLVLTRFILYYMKSRGQSKDALNSRSAYSGLADTAVYGVISMAESAFSCRGLLWVLRFVSNFGLSNNCRDGLERLIGGLLEQTTLDDLLVSARHEHRCVYDVNLVLRLIKVFVHSERVSAQKIKKVGALVDMYLREIAPDHNLKMSKFLGVAESLPDCARDSFDGVYRAIDIYLESHPTLSFDERSRLFQCLNYEKLSLEACKDLAKNPRIPANVSIQALKSQKPKFQEQEFGSGSPSKSTDSQMVMTHKDVDESRSFSQEMMISEDVELNMQRMQWRMEELEKVCRDMKGQMSRFVRDNVMEPPPSNRALPRLC, from the exons ATGCTACACCTCTATGACGGTGGTCTCTATATCCATGTCAATGGTCAACAAACATTCTTCCTCAGTGAG ATCGTGTCAGCATATTCACGGAAGTTGAGGAAGATCATCAAGAACCAAAAGAGAAGAACCCTGATTAAGAATTCTACTATTGAAATCCATGGCTTCCCTGGAGGCCCAGATGGGTTTGAGCTTGTTTGTAGATTCTGTTACAACAATGGCAAAATCCCAATTACAGTTTCAAATGTGTCTCTCCTCCACTGTTGTGCAGTCTTTCTGGGTATGACTGAGAAGGTGGCAAGCTTCAATCTTTTGCAACAAACAGAAACTTTTTTTGAAGGGATGTTTTACTGGTCTTGGAGTGATTTAATTGTGAGTCTGAAAAATTGTGAGTCATTCTATGCATATGCAGATTCAATTGGTCTTACAGAAAAGCTCATTTGTGCACTATTGGAAAACATTGCCCAAAATTCAGACACCAATTTgattccttcttcttcctcatcttcctcatctCCTGAAACTCCATCTGGGTTTAGATTTTCGTCCTCAACCAGAACCACCCCTGAATCAATCAAGCCATTTTCATCCACCAAACAATGGTGGTTTGAAGATCTAACCATATTTGCTCCATTGATTATTGAAAAGGTCATCAAGATATTAGGGTCTTATGGGTCTGATAACAACAGCTTAGTCCTCACAAGATTCATCCTTTATTACATGAAAAGTAGAGGTCAAAGCAAAGATGCCCTAAATTCAAGGTCAGCCTACAGTGGCCTTGCAGACACAGCAGTTTATGGTGTGATTTCAATGGCCGAAAGTGCATTTTCTTGCAGGGGACTGCTTTGGGTACTAAGGTTTGTGTCTAATTTTGGTTTGAGCAACAATTGCAGAGATGGGTTGGAGAGATTGATTGGTGGGTTACTTGAACAAACAACATTGGATGATTTGCTAGTCTCTGCACGGCATGAACACAGGTGTGTTTATGATGTTAATCTGGTTTTAAGATTGATTAAAGTGTTTGTTCACAGTGAGAGAGTCTCAGCACAGAAGATAAAGAAGGTTGGTGCATTGGTTGACATGTATTTGAGGGAAATAGCTCCTGACCATAACCTCAAGATGTCAAAGTTTCTTGGAGTTGCAGAGAGTTTGCCGGATTGTGCAAGGGATTCCTTTGATGGGGTCTACAGAGCCATTGATATCTATCTTGAG TCTCATCCAACACTTTCTTTTGATGAGCGATCGAGGTTGTTTCAATGCCTGAACTACGAGAAACTTTCCCTAGAAGCATGCAAAGATCTTGCCAAGAATCCAAGAATCCCTGCAAATGTTTCCATACAAGCACTTAAGTCACAGAAAcccaaatttcaagaacaagaGTTTGGCTCGGGGAGCCCAAGCAAGAGTACTGATTCACAGATGGTTATGACACACAAAGACGTCGATGAATCGAGAAGCTTTTCACAGGAGATGATGATCAGTGAAGATGTGGAGTTAAATATGCAGAGGATGCAATGGAGAATGGAGGAGTTGGAGAAGGTGTGTAGGGATATGAAGGGTCAGATGTCAAGGTTTGTTAGGGATAATGTCATGGAGCCTCCTCCCTCCAATAGAGCCTTGCCTCGTCTTTGTTAA